Proteins from one Nicotiana tabacum cultivar K326 chromosome 23, ASM71507v2, whole genome shotgun sequence genomic window:
- the LOC107767592 gene encoding uncharacterized protein LOC107767592, whose translation MSSITTMATGGSSSVFLSVPTPPSQKLPVLLHKQLSFTNNKYWSTLCLSHGNCLLESYPFLCSSSTSSTPLVTEEEKQDDEVKENGSTDNVLESTSVLPPGACQACGREEIERGCNGEGRIQGGIATVPGFGWWPIKAYRPCPAFVASGGRYRRFGQSMDEVVSGSGRGGRVSSAGPDAEVQSSKKKNGSSRSTS comes from the exons ATGAGCTCCATCACCACCATGGCCACCGGCGGGAGCAGCTCCGTTTTTCTCTCTGTACCAACGCCACCATCACAAAAATTACCAGTTTTATTACACAAACAACTTTCTTTTACAAACAACAAGTACTGGTCTACATTGTGTTTAAGTCATGGGAATTGTTTGTTAGAGTCTTATCCTTTTCTATGTTCTTCTTCCACATCTTCAACTCCTCTTGTtacagaagaagaaaaacaagacgACGAAGTGAAAGAAAATGGGTCTACTGATAATGTTCTGGAATCTACTTCAGTTTTACCTCCCGG GGCATGTCAGGCCTGTGGGAGAGAGGAGATTGAAAGAGGCTGTAATGGTGAGGGACGGATACAAGGAGGGATTGCAACAGTTCCAGGTTTTGGTTGGTGGCCGATAAAGGCTTACAGGCCTTGCCCTGCTTTTGTTGCTTCGGGTGGTAGGTACAGAAGGTTTGGGCAAAGCATGGATGAAGTTGTCTCTGGCTCTGGGAGAGGAGGCAGAGTTAGTTCCGCCGGTCCTGATGCTGAGGTTCAATCAAG CAAGAAAAAGAACGGATCAAGCAGATCGACGAGCTAA
- the LOC107767591 gene encoding RNA polymerase II transcriptional coactivator KELP-like encodes MDSETSNKIEETVLEILKSCNLDEVTELKIRKMASEKLGLELSDPTRKAFVRQVVEKFLAEEQAKAEANEEEEEEEEEEEEDNKKKSSGAGDKEYDDDGDLIVCRLSHKRRVTITEFRGKTLVSIREYYNKDGKELPTAKGISLTAEQWATFKKNIPAVEKAIKKMESRA; translated from the exons ATGGATTCAGAAACTTcgaacaaaattgaagaaacagtTCTGGAAATCCTGAAATCCTGTAACCTGGACGAAGTTACggagctcaaaatcagaaaaatggccTCCGAAAAGCTAGGGCTCGAACTATCCGACCCGACCCGAAAGGCATTTGTACGGCAAGTCGTGGAGAAGTTCCTCGCCGAAGAACAAGCTAAAGCGGAGGCaaatgaggaggaggaagaagaggaggaggaggaggaagaggacaataaaaagaaaagcAGTGGCGCCGGTGATAAAGAGTACGATGACGACGGCGATCTCATTGTTTGCCGA TTGTCACATAAGAGAAGAGTGACAATTACTGAGTTTAGGGGAAAAACTCTGGTGTCGATAAGAGAGTACTACAACAAAGATGGCAAAGAGTTACCTACTGCTAAAG GCATTAGCTTGACAGCTGAGCAATGGGCAACATTCAAGAAGAATATTCCTGCAGTTGAAAAGGCCATCAAGAAAATGGAGTCGAGAGCTTAG
- the LOC107767590 gene encoding uncharacterized protein LOC107767590: MGCASSKRIEATVDVYRPPPTSFAIFDINSIEEPWLKADNNKVEDEEEQEEKQLAIVPQPILAKFSANIDEDPRSWDEVSKALEDIKPTLQNPPPPKSPKKPLLALTAPPPPPTTEDDGASPKRRLPRKSFSFHTLEELESKISKDSKKTNGLKKTESMPTYEENKKLQKLANKTVKNESQIVVHTGNVHQRIESEGYKPVKENIFLLRDKMEREKEGKIPTFIKFDPLSDYPEKCPPRGEDSLVVYTTSLGGVRRTFEDCNKVRLILESHRVIFDERDVALHGEFRQELKELLEEEEDASVPRLFVKGRYIGGVEEVVNLNETSRLGRILNRARVERGVGRLGCEGCGGARFVPCFDCGGSCKVVNGDVKERCPKCNENGLIHCPMCD, from the exons ATGGGCTGTGCCTCGTCGAAAAGAATAGAGGCTACCGTCGACGTCTACCGTCCACCGCCGACGAGCTTCGCCATCTTTGATATCAACTCTATCGAAGAGCCTTGGCTCAAAGCTGACAATAACAAG GTAGAAGATGAGGAGGAACAAGAAGAGAAGCAGCTTGCAATAGTACCACAACCAATTCTTGCAAAATTCAGCGCAAATATTGATGAGGATCCTCGTTCTTGGGATGAAGTTAGCAAAGCTTTAGAAGATATTAAACCAACCCTACAAAAtcctccaccaccaaaatcaccTAAAAAGCCTCTCCTCGCACTCACCGCGCCGCCGCCGCCGCCAACCACCGAAGATGACGGCGCTTCCCCGAAAAGGAGACTTCCAAGAAAAAGCTTTTCCTTTCATACCCTTGAAGAACTTGAATCCAAAATTTCTAAAGATTCTAAAAAAACCAATGGGTTGAAGAAAACAGAGTCGATGCCTACTTATGAGGAAAATAAAAAGTTACAAAAGTTGGCTAATAAAACAGTGAAAAATGAGTCACAAATTGTGGTTCATACGGGGAATGTACATCAAAGGATAGAATCTGAAGGGTACAAGCCAGTGAAAGAGAATATATTTTTGTTAAGAGACAAAatggaaagagaaaaagaagggaaaattccAACTTTTATAAAATTTGACCCTTTAAGTGATTACCCCGAAAAGTGTCCGCCACGTGGCGAGGATTCATTGGTTGTCTACACGACGTCACTAGGCGGTGTGCGTCGCACGTttgaggattgcaacaaagtgagACTAATCTTGGAGTCGCACCGGGTGATTTTCGACGAGCGCGACGTGGCGTTGCACGGCGAGTTTCGTCAGGAGTTGAAGGAGCTTCTAGAAGAGGAAGAAGACGCGAGCGTGCCGAGGTTGTTTGTTAAAGGAAGGTACATTGGTGGAGTAGAGGAAGTGGTGAATTTGAACGAGACGAGTCGACTCGGGAGAATACTGAATCGGGCAAGAGTGGAGAGGGGTGTGGGGAGGTTAGGGTGTGAAGGGTGTGGAGGGGCTAGGTTTGTGCCATGTTTTGATTGTGGAGGAAGTTGCAAGGTTGTGAATGGGGATGTTAAGGAGAGATGTCCAAAGTGTAATGAGAATGGTTTGATTCATTGCCCTATGTGCGATTGA